In Pedobacter sp. WC2423, the following are encoded in one genomic region:
- a CDS encoding S9 family peptidase — protein MKRKFIILKLSVALFITSLIVPAANAQYKKDGINWTKDGNGYYQNTYGGIEIVTLPKSETKTLISSALLTPSGQNQPLPIKDFVLSADGTKALIYTNSKKVWRYETRGDYWLADLTTNKLVQIGKDKPASSLMFAKLSPDASKVAYVSGHNIYVEDIKSGTSKALTTDGTARLINGTFDWVYEEEFDCRDGFKWSPDGASIAYWQIDAKKIKNFLMINNTDSIYPYTVPVEYPIVGEDPSSCKIGIVNVSTAQTTWVKVPGDAVQNYIPRMDWVPNTNDLILQQLNREQNTSRVFVANTQSGSVNNIYTETDKAWIDAAPEWQWINNGKEFIWPSEKDGWRHFYRISKDGKKQTLITKGNYDVIESSLVDEKNNTLYFLASPTNATQKYLYKTKLDGKGQLDQVTPSVFPGTHEYDISPNGIFAKHTYQSANIAPISEWMRMDSGNPFTMEGSLTNQMARIRQPKNKTEFFKIKTEDGVELDGWMKKPDNFDQTKKYPVVFYVYGEPGAQTVLDTYGVGYNFLYAGNMPQDGYIYISIENRGAPAPKGREFRKSIYKNIGILNIRDQAMAAKKIIEWPFVDKNRVAVWGWSGGGSSTLNLMFQYPEIYKTGIAIAAVGNQLTYDNIYQERYMGSPLKTKEAYIKGSPVTNAHNLQGNLLYIHGTGDDNVHYQNAEMLINELIKSQKVFQMMSYPNRTHSISEGDGTKEHLSKTYTKYLQTYCPPGGK, from the coding sequence ATGAAGCGAAAATTCATTATTTTAAAATTATCTGTTGCCCTTTTTATCACATCCCTCATTGTTCCGGCAGCCAATGCACAATATAAAAAAGACGGAATCAACTGGACGAAAGACGGAAATGGCTATTACCAGAACACCTATGGCGGGATTGAGATCGTTACCTTACCTAAAAGCGAAACCAAAACCTTAATCAGCAGTGCATTGCTTACCCCATCGGGTCAGAACCAGCCCCTGCCCATTAAAGATTTTGTACTTTCTGCTGATGGAACCAAAGCACTGATCTATACCAATAGTAAAAAAGTATGGCGTTATGAGACCAGGGGAGACTACTGGCTGGCTGATTTAACCACCAATAAACTGGTACAAATCGGAAAAGATAAACCAGCTTCTTCGTTGATGTTTGCTAAACTATCTCCTGATGCCAGTAAAGTTGCTTATGTAAGCGGACACAATATCTATGTAGAAGACATCAAAAGCGGAACCAGTAAAGCGCTGACCACAGACGGTACAGCCAGATTGATCAATGGAACTTTTGACTGGGTATATGAAGAAGAGTTCGATTGCAGAGACGGCTTCAAATGGAGTCCTGACGGAGCTTCTATTGCTTATTGGCAGATTGATGCGAAAAAGATCAAGAACTTCCTTATGATCAACAATACGGATTCTATTTATCCTTATACTGTACCAGTAGAGTATCCAATTGTTGGAGAAGATCCTTCTTCCTGCAAAATTGGCATAGTCAATGTAAGCACGGCGCAAACTACCTGGGTGAAAGTACCTGGTGATGCCGTACAGAATTATATTCCGAGAATGGATTGGGTACCGAATACGAACGACCTGATTTTACAACAACTGAACAGGGAGCAGAATACCAGTCGTGTATTTGTTGCCAACACCCAATCCGGATCAGTAAATAACATTTATACGGAGACTGATAAGGCCTGGATTGACGCTGCACCAGAATGGCAATGGATCAATAATGGGAAAGAATTTATCTGGCCAAGTGAAAAAGACGGATGGCGTCATTTTTACCGGATTAGTAAAGACGGTAAAAAACAAACACTGATTACCAAAGGTAATTATGATGTGATTGAAAGCAGTTTGGTAGACGAGAAAAACAACACTTTATACTTCCTTGCTTCACCAACCAATGCAACGCAAAAATATCTGTACAAAACAAAACTGGATGGTAAAGGACAGTTAGATCAGGTCACTCCTTCTGTTTTCCCCGGCACACATGAATATGATATTTCACCAAATGGAATTTTTGCCAAACATACTTATCAGAGTGCAAATATAGCGCCCATTAGTGAATGGATGAGAATGGATTCGGGCAACCCTTTCACCATGGAAGGAAGTCTGACCAATCAAATGGCAAGAATCCGCCAGCCAAAAAACAAAACAGAATTCTTCAAAATCAAAACTGAAGATGGTGTAGAATTGGATGGCTGGATGAAAAAACCAGATAACTTTGATCAAACCAAGAAATATCCTGTTGTATTTTATGTTTATGGCGAACCAGGTGCACAAACTGTACTGGATACTTATGGAGTTGGTTATAACTTTTTATATGCTGGTAACATGCCTCAGGATGGTTATATCTACATTTCGATTGAAAACAGAGGAGCACCCGCACCAAAAGGACGCGAATTCCGCAAATCTATTTACAAAAACATTGGCATTTTAAATATCCGTGATCAGGCTATGGCTGCGAAAAAGATTATAGAATGGCCTTTTGTAGACAAAAACCGGGTTGCAGTATGGGGATGGAGCGGAGGTGGTTCATCAACACTTAATCTGATGTTCCAATATCCTGAAATTTACAAAACAGGTATTGCTATTGCAGCAGTTGGCAATCAGCTTACTTATGATAATATTTATCAGGAACGGTATATGGGTTCTCCATTGAAAACTAAAGAAGCCTATATTAAAGGTTCCCCGGTAACCAATGCGCACAACTTACAAGGAAACTTACTGTATATACATGGTACAGGTGATGATAATGTACATTATCAAAATGCAGAAATGCTGATCAATGAGCTGATTAAAAGTCAGAAAGTATTTCAAATGATGTCGTATCCGAACCGCACACACTCAATTTCTGAAGGTGATGGCACAAAAGAACACCTTTCTAAAACTTATACTAAATACTTGCAAACTTACTGTCCTCCGGGAGGTAAATAA
- a CDS encoding SDR family NAD(P)-dependent oxidoreductase, whose translation MKKLENKIALVTGSDAGIGRAIAIEFAKNGATVVVCYHSNEERGQEAMKAVQVHHAKSSLIELDVSNEQDVAAKMEAVIKEFGGIDILVNNSGVNGSGIPIDEMSTEIFDRTIKTNLYGTFFCSRKFIQHRKSVSKPGKIINISSVHEEINAPGNGDYNASKAGIKNLMRTIALEVGKFGINVNNIAPGMILTAMNQKAVDDPKVREKAETHIPLGRAGKPEEIAYLALFLASEEANYVTGSTYVMDGGLMINIGQGA comes from the coding sequence ATGAAGAAACTGGAAAACAAAATTGCATTGGTAACCGGATCAGATGCTGGAATCGGGCGTGCAATTGCGATTGAATTCGCTAAAAACGGGGCAACTGTAGTGGTTTGCTATCATAGCAATGAAGAAAGAGGGCAGGAGGCAATGAAAGCTGTTCAAGTGCATCATGCAAAGTCTTCTTTGATTGAACTTGATGTGAGCAATGAACAGGATGTAGCAGCAAAAATGGAGGCAGTCATCAAAGAATTTGGTGGAATTGATATCCTGGTCAACAATTCTGGGGTAAATGGCTCGGGTATTCCAATTGATGAGATGAGTACGGAAATTTTTGACAGGACCATCAAAACAAATTTATATGGAACATTTTTCTGTAGCAGGAAGTTTATTCAGCACCGTAAAAGCGTCAGTAAACCAGGTAAGATCATCAATATCTCTTCTGTTCACGAAGAGATCAATGCGCCTGGAAATGGAGATTACAATGCTTCTAAAGCTGGAATAAAGAATCTGATGCGAACCATTGCATTAGAAGTCGGTAAGTTTGGAATTAACGTGAATAATATAGCGCCTGGTATGATTTTAACAGCGATGAACCAAAAGGCTGTAGATGATCCAAAGGTCAGGGAAAAAGCTGAAACGCATATACCACTGGGCAGAGCAGGCAAACCTGAAGAAATTGCTTACCTGGCATTATTCCTGGCTTCTGAGGAAGCGAATTACGTAACTGGCAGTACTTACGTCATGGATGGGGGACTAATGATTAATATAGGGCAGGGGGCATAA
- a CDS encoding ligase-associated DNA damage response exonuclease, with amino-acid sequence MALISFTNKGIFCKKGGFYIDPWQPVDLAVTTHGHADHVKSGNKAYLCHELTKPVLLQRLGADLPIQTLPYSKEITINGVKLSLFPAGHVIGSSQIRLEYKGEICVISGDYKVEYDGISTAFEPVKCHTFVSESTFGLPIYKWLPQEEVFGKIRNWVSDNHDQLKTSVLIAYSLGKAQRLIKNLAGDQKIYVHQSIANLNDGFISAGVDLPETIRITPDLKKEELQKGIVIVPPALADGKWMKSLMSASTGICSGWMQVRAGRRWQSADAGFALSDHADWPGLLTAIKATEAEKVFVTHGFVSTFSRYLNEIGIEAEEVTTRYGNEGEEEIIKEA; translated from the coding sequence ATGGCACTGATTTCATTCACTAATAAAGGCATATTCTGTAAAAAAGGCGGTTTTTATATCGACCCCTGGCAGCCTGTAGACCTGGCTGTAACGACTCACGGACACGCAGATCACGTAAAGTCTGGCAATAAAGCATATTTATGTCATGAACTTACCAAACCAGTTTTACTGCAACGGCTCGGCGCAGATTTACCCATTCAAACTTTACCTTACTCTAAGGAAATCACAATCAATGGCGTTAAATTAAGTCTTTTTCCTGCCGGACATGTGATTGGATCTTCTCAGATAAGACTGGAATATAAAGGTGAAATCTGTGTAATTTCCGGAGATTACAAAGTGGAATATGATGGGATCAGTACTGCTTTTGAACCTGTAAAATGCCACACCTTTGTTTCTGAAAGTACTTTTGGCCTGCCTATTTATAAGTGGCTGCCACAAGAAGAAGTTTTTGGAAAAATAAGAAACTGGGTTTCAGACAACCATGACCAGTTAAAAACGAGCGTACTGATCGCTTATAGCTTAGGAAAAGCGCAGCGGCTGATTAAAAATCTTGCCGGCGATCAGAAGATCTACGTGCATCAATCCATTGCCAACCTGAATGATGGATTTATCAGCGCTGGTGTTGACCTCCCTGAAACCATCAGGATTACGCCTGATCTGAAAAAAGAAGAGCTGCAAAAAGGAATAGTCATTGTTCCGCCTGCGCTTGCAGATGGTAAATGGATGAAGAGTTTAATGAGTGCTTCTACCGGGATTTGTTCTGGATGGATGCAGGTAAGAGCGGGCCGCAGATGGCAATCTGCCGATGCAGGATTTGCATTGAGCGATCATGCAGACTGGCCAGGCTTATTAACGGCCATTAAAGCTACTGAAGCTGAAAAGGTATTCGTAACCCATGGATTTGTCTCTACATTTTCCAGATACCTGAATGAAATAGGAATAGAAGCAGAAGAAGTAACTACACGTTACGGAAACGAAGGAGAAGAAGAAATCATAAAAGAAGCTTAA
- a CDS encoding ATP-dependent DNA ligase, with the protein MKRFTELIQQLETSNKTNDKIAALVSYFSTADEKDKPYVIAMFTGKKPRRPVTTALIREWAIELSDIPAWLFAESYHSVGDLSETIALVLPPAKYVTDRKLHEWITDLALISKKDDAAKKEFILKAWDSLDTRERFIFNKLISGNFRIGVSNKMLVNALAKQSDTDSNKIMHSIMGKWTPAEITYKELIDGAHVNTDNSWPYPFCLAYALDSTPESLGETTAWQAEWKWDGIRGQIVKRNGELFIWSRGEELVTDQFPELHFLKDELPDGTVIDGEILSVKDGNVQAFSILQQRLNRKTIHKSQLKDAPIGFYCYDVLEFQGQDIRTSPLSARRKILVDIIAALQIKDVAILSPVIDFNDWDQLAEIRKESRANNSEGIMLKKLDSLYHSGRKRGDWWKWKINPYTVDTVMIYAQKGSGRRANHFTDYTFAVRDGEQLITIAKAYSGLTDIEIKQVDSFVRKNAIEKFGPVRTVKPELVFEIAFEGIAESKRHKAGLALRFPRIARWRKDKNASEINTLDDLRQLLASTLSNEL; encoded by the coding sequence TTGAAAAGGTTTACGGAATTGATACAGCAGCTGGAGACCAGCAATAAGACCAACGACAAAATCGCTGCCCTGGTTAGCTATTTCAGCACAGCTGATGAAAAGGACAAGCCATATGTAATTGCGATGTTTACCGGCAAAAAGCCGCGCAGGCCTGTTACGACTGCATTGATCCGGGAATGGGCTATAGAACTGAGTGATATTCCGGCCTGGCTGTTTGCAGAAAGTTACCACAGCGTTGGTGATTTAAGTGAAACTATTGCTTTGGTTCTTCCTCCCGCAAAATATGTTACAGACCGTAAACTGCATGAATGGATTACGGATCTTGCGCTAATCAGCAAAAAGGATGATGCTGCAAAAAAAGAATTCATCCTGAAAGCATGGGATAGCCTGGATACCCGGGAGCGTTTTATCTTTAATAAACTCATCTCCGGAAACTTCAGAATTGGGGTATCAAATAAGATGCTCGTGAATGCATTAGCGAAACAAAGTGATACAGACAGCAATAAAATCATGCACAGTATCATGGGTAAATGGACGCCGGCTGAGATCACTTACAAAGAGCTGATTGACGGTGCACATGTAAATACTGATAATTCCTGGCCATACCCTTTTTGTCTGGCTTATGCGCTGGATAGTACACCAGAAAGTCTGGGCGAAACTACTGCATGGCAGGCAGAATGGAAATGGGACGGTATCCGGGGTCAGATTGTTAAGCGAAATGGCGAATTATTTATCTGGTCCAGAGGAGAAGAACTGGTGACAGATCAATTTCCCGAATTACATTTTCTGAAAGATGAGCTTCCTGATGGAACAGTAATAGATGGAGAAATCCTTTCTGTCAAAGATGGAAATGTACAAGCATTCAGTATCCTGCAACAAAGGCTAAACAGGAAAACTATTCATAAATCACAATTAAAAGACGCGCCAATAGGTTTCTACTGCTATGACGTGCTGGAATTTCAAGGCCAGGATATCAGGACCTCTCCTTTGTCGGCAAGAAGAAAAATCCTGGTGGATATTATTGCTGCACTCCAGATCAAAGATGTGGCAATCCTATCCCCTGTTATTGATTTCAATGATTGGGATCAGTTAGCAGAAATCAGAAAAGAATCAAGGGCGAACAACAGTGAAGGCATTATGCTGAAGAAACTGGATTCTCTTTACCATAGCGGCCGTAAGCGTGGCGATTGGTGGAAATGGAAAATCAACCCGTATACCGTTGATACCGTCATGATTTATGCGCAAAAAGGAAGTGGCCGCCGGGCAAACCACTTTACGGATTATACTTTTGCAGTGAGAGATGGAGAGCAGTTAATTACGATTGCTAAAGCTTATTCTGGTTTAACCGATATAGAGATTAAACAAGTAGATAGTTTTGTCAGGAAAAATGCAATAGAAAAGTTTGGGCCTGTAAGAACAGTGAAACCCGAACTGGTATTTGAAATTGCTTTTGAAGGAATTGCTGAAAGTAAAAGACATAAAGCTGGTCTGGCTTTGCGTTTTCCTCGTATTGCCCGCTGGAGGAAAGATAAAAATGCTTCGGAAATCAATACACTGGACGATTTAAGACAGCTATTAGCTTCAACGTTATCAAACGAATTATGA
- a CDS encoding ligase-associated DNA damage response DEXH box helicase, with product MRSLAKDLARAMREVCLELEIDWQVGVRNGDTSQNDKLKQKKQMPEVLIITPESMHLLLAQKNSLSYFEDLQCIVADEWHELLGSKRGVMAELAISRIKGLVKEKHPERLLRVWGISATIGNMEEALDVLVPDLDVLKTTVVADIEKKIQIKSILPDHIDMLPWAGHLGHKLAHKLLPIIEKSKTTLIFCNTRGQAELWYQNLLKLDENLAGQIAIHHGSIDYELRNWIEEAIHTGALKAVISTSSLDLGVDFKPVDTVVQIGSPKGVARFLQRAGRSGHSPFETSKIYFLPTHALELVEAAAIKEAARTQNIESRQPVVMAFDTLIQYMVTLAVGDGFDDQKLYKEVKNTFAFRELELSEWNWMMQFITTGGDSLTAYTEFSKVEKEDGLWKVKSRQVAMRHRLHIGTIVSDAMIKVKYLTGGYVGMLEESFMAKMKPGNSFTLAGRVLEFVMVKEMTVLVRKSKLKSAITPSWMGGRMSLTANLGAILRKKYNETLDKTHQDEELDIILPLFERQAKVSHVPKDDEFLIELIKTRDGYHFFAYPFEGRQVHEIMAALIAYRLGKVKPISFSIAMNDYGFELLSEQPIPLDEENIKLLFTPVNLGEDIVASINATEMARRKFRDIACISGLVFQGYPGKYVANKHLQSSSSLFFNVFSDYDKHNLLLRQAYDEAFYQQIEEPRLAAALQRIQASKVIIVKAESYTPLCFPIKVDSLRENMSTEELGERIARMTAEADKKQTIRNKK from the coding sequence TTGCGTTCTTTAGCTAAAGATCTGGCCAGAGCCATGCGTGAAGTTTGTCTGGAACTGGAAATCGACTGGCAAGTGGGTGTGAGAAACGGTGATACTTCTCAAAATGACAAACTGAAGCAGAAAAAGCAAATGCCGGAAGTTTTAATAATTACTCCTGAAAGTATGCACCTGTTACTCGCACAGAAAAACAGTTTGAGTTATTTTGAAGATTTACAATGCATAGTTGCAGATGAATGGCATGAGTTATTAGGAAGTAAACGCGGAGTAATGGCAGAACTTGCCATTTCCAGAATTAAAGGTCTGGTCAAAGAAAAACATCCTGAAAGACTGCTGAGAGTCTGGGGCATCTCTGCAACAATAGGAAATATGGAAGAGGCGCTGGATGTGCTCGTTCCTGATCTGGATGTTTTAAAAACAACAGTCGTTGCTGATATAGAGAAAAAGATACAAATTAAGTCGATCCTGCCCGATCATATTGATATGTTACCCTGGGCAGGCCACCTGGGCCATAAACTGGCGCATAAATTATTGCCCATTATTGAAAAGAGCAAAACCACTTTAATTTTCTGCAATACCCGCGGGCAAGCTGAACTATGGTATCAGAATTTACTGAAACTTGATGAAAACCTGGCAGGACAAATCGCTATCCATCATGGATCAATAGATTATGAACTGCGCAACTGGATTGAAGAAGCAATTCATACCGGGGCACTAAAAGCGGTTATCAGTACTTCTTCTCTCGATCTTGGTGTAGATTTTAAACCTGTAGATACCGTAGTTCAAATCGGTTCTCCCAAAGGGGTTGCCCGGTTTCTTCAACGCGCCGGACGCAGCGGACACTCCCCTTTTGAAACTTCAAAGATTTACTTTTTACCTACCCATGCACTGGAGCTGGTCGAAGCTGCAGCTATTAAAGAAGCAGCGAGAACGCAGAACATTGAAAGCCGTCAGCCGGTAGTGATGGCCTTTGATACGTTAATCCAATATATGGTCACGCTGGCGGTTGGCGATGGATTTGATGATCAGAAATTATACAAGGAGGTAAAAAACACATTTGCATTCAGAGAACTGGAACTTTCAGAGTGGAACTGGATGATGCAGTTTATCACTACAGGCGGCGATAGCTTAACGGCTTATACCGAATTCAGCAAAGTAGAAAAGGAAGACGGGTTATGGAAAGTTAAAAGCAGACAGGTAGCCATGCGTCATCGTTTACACATCGGAACCATTGTTAGCGATGCGATGATCAAAGTCAAATATCTGACAGGTGGTTATGTTGGAATGCTCGAAGAATCCTTTATGGCTAAAATGAAACCAGGTAATAGTTTTACTTTAGCCGGCAGAGTGCTCGAATTTGTGATGGTTAAAGAAATGACTGTACTGGTGCGTAAAAGTAAACTCAAAAGTGCAATTACACCAAGCTGGATGGGCGGAAGAATGTCTTTAACTGCTAACCTTGGTGCAATTTTGAGAAAAAAATATAATGAAACTCTGGATAAAACTCATCAGGATGAAGAGCTTGACATTATTCTTCCATTATTTGAAAGACAGGCAAAGGTTTCACACGTGCCTAAGGATGATGAGTTTCTGATCGAACTGATTAAAACCAGGGATGGTTATCATTTTTTCGCTTATCCCTTTGAAGGGAGGCAAGTCCATGAAATCATGGCTGCATTGATAGCTTACCGGCTGGGTAAAGTAAAACCAATAAGTTTTTCTATTGCGATGAACGATTATGGTTTTGAACTGCTCAGTGAACAGCCCATACCTTTGGATGAAGAAAACATCAAACTACTTTTTACCCCGGTCAATTTAGGAGAAGATATTGTGGCGAGTATTAATGCGACAGAGATGGCAAGAAGGAAATTCAGAGATATTGCCTGTATTTCTGGTTTGGTATTCCAGGGTTATCCGGGTAAATATGTTGCGAACAAACATTTACAATCTTCTTCTTCCTTATTTTTCAATGTCTTTAGTGATTACGATAAACATAACTTATTATTGCGTCAGGCGTATGATGAAGCATTTTATCAGCAGATTGAAGAACCAAGGCTGGCCGCAGCTTTGCAAAGGATACAAGCCAGTAAAGTAATCATTGTCAAAGCTGAAAGTTATACACCTTTGTGCTTCCCGATTAAAGTTGATAGTCTGAGAGAAAATATGAGTACGGAGGAATTGGGAGAAAGAATAGCAAGGATGACTGCTGAGGCAGATAAAAAACAGACGATACGCAATAAAAAATGA